From Flavobacterium sp. 102, a single genomic window includes:
- the cas9 gene encoding type II CRISPR RNA-guided endonuclease Cas9 (Cas9, originally named Csn1, is the large, multifunctional signature protein of type II CRISPR/Cas systems. It is well known even to general audiences because its RNA-guided endonuclease activity has made it a popular tool for custom editing of eukaryotic genomes.), with translation MAKILGLDLGTNSIGWAIVDKDGSEFALVDKGVRIFSEGVNIEAKTNSESSKAAKRTEYRSARKLKYRRKIRKIDILKVLSDNDLCPKLSDDDLNKWRYKKIYPQNDEFRVWLSTDSHENENERKKQNENPYFFRYRSANESLNLNNKKDRFVLGRAFYHIAQRRGFLSNRLDSSDNSIIEEKKDEITSLINDAVTIFDFSEMFSDFLLNFDKDEASDKPLFALSRAFNTIIKEQAVLNYNDLKEKLIERLNRKEFLGPVKRAISDLSEKIVKSNCSTLGQYFYTLHQTGQKIRGEYTHREDHYLAEFNFISDKQSLDTELREKIKEAIFFQRPLKSQKGLVAKCPLENRKACVPISHPDFEEFRMLSYLNNVKIKLPIDEKLRLLNDDERQQIQSLFFRKSKANFDFVDIAKKLTPKNLKSGYYRDKNVTEYDVLFNYNFGSNVAGCPTIANLIEVFGLDWKTYLYSNFVKNTKIENNVRVKKTVEDIVDDVWHVLFRFDKEERLKQFAIDNFNCDDKIATKFSKIKLKLDYGSLSLKAIRNILPYLRMNLIYSHAVFLANMKNVLPKEIWDNEENKAIINNEINSIIENYKAYSNRIDVVNGLIKNVKKDNGTWSSDNQFVAEAYRNSLNKQIKDFFGAKKWNETSETYQNEILSECFELFVNQMKLNSGRGEFAKKKTIDEILKVFLSDNFDVNDDDLKRLYHPSAIEVYKKAKRGEDDGKLYLGSPIISSIKNPMAMRSLHQLKKVVNQLMKDDLIDEDTIIHVEMPRELNSANERVAIRQWQEDLKNRRSKYGAEIKSIFNGEIKNDSCNDSNTGYSDYEPTETDILKYQLWIEQNKVCLYTGKTICLSDFIGNNPKYDIEHTIPRSRSLDNSQVNKTLCCAIYNRQIKKDKIPFECENYDEILPRIKHWYARYKTLEEQIKELSKKVKAASIKEKRDKYIIDRTKLRFEHTYYYKKYKSFTMEEVPEGFKNSQSVDIGIISKYGNLFLKTVFSKVYPIKGKTTANLRQMWGLEEKTRDNHAHHAKDAVVVACCTRDINDALANYYHDLEQFEFFGKPKPSFAHRIPWDGFHKDVADFDKNTLISHHTPDVLPIQSKKAIRKRGIIQRNEKGEIKYKQGDTVRGALHKESFYGAILREEISKKTGKPEEVVKYVKRQAIELFKDADLKNIVDDKIKEIVINGREQEKQLKKEIDDLKKQMRDLKEEDEQPLRDSIQLLENKIKNGLYVLPNGSGAPVPIKKIRYYTSDVTNPLFIKKHRDVSRHEHKQFYHVKNDGNYCFALYSGKDDKGKIISEYKVVNNFEAGKYYNSKENTHKYPLEFNLQDKNKNILDLKFLLKTGTLVLFYKDFEDEIWELENFDLVKRLYKTVAIESDGRVQFRLHSTSKPDGLLEKSSEINFDIANEKLRLSKSALKILVEGFNFKISVSGKIQKV, from the coding sequence ATGGCAAAGATTTTAGGATTGGATTTGGGGACTAATAGTATTGGGTGGGCGATTGTAGATAAAGATGGAAGTGAATTTGCCCTTGTTGATAAAGGGGTAAGGATATTTTCTGAGGGGGTGAATATTGAAGCAAAAACTAATAGTGAAAGTTCTAAAGCCGCTAAGAGAACAGAGTACAGAAGTGCAAGAAAATTAAAGTATAGAAGGAAAATAAGAAAGATAGATATACTTAAAGTATTGTCGGATAATGATTTGTGTCCTAAATTATCAGATGATGACTTAAATAAATGGAGATATAAAAAGATTTATCCTCAAAATGACGAATTTAGAGTTTGGTTAAGTACTGATAGTCATGAAAATGAGAATGAAAGAAAAAAGCAAAATGAGAATCCATATTTTTTTCGATATAGGTCAGCTAATGAGTCATTAAATCTAAACAATAAAAAAGATAGGTTTGTTTTAGGTCGGGCTTTTTACCACATAGCGCAAAGAAGAGGTTTTTTAAGTAATAGATTGGATAGTTCAGACAATTCTATTATTGAAGAAAAAAAAGATGAAATAACATCTTTAATCAATGATGCAGTTACTATATTTGATTTTTCAGAAATGTTTTCTGATTTCCTTTTGAATTTTGATAAAGATGAAGCAAGTGATAAACCATTATTTGCACTTTCAAGAGCCTTTAATACTATAATAAAGGAACAAGCAGTTTTGAACTATAATGATTTAAAGGAAAAGCTAATTGAGCGTCTAAACAGAAAAGAATTTCTTGGTCCGGTAAAGAGAGCTATAAGTGACTTGTCTGAAAAAATTGTAAAATCGAATTGTTCCACATTAGGTCAATATTTTTATACATTACATCAAACTGGCCAAAAAATTAGAGGAGAATATACTCATCGAGAAGATCATTATTTAGCAGAGTTTAATTTTATATCTGATAAGCAAAGCTTAGATACTGAATTAAGAGAAAAAATTAAGGAAGCTATCTTTTTTCAGAGGCCTTTAAAATCTCAGAAGGGTTTAGTTGCTAAGTGTCCATTAGAAAACAGAAAAGCATGTGTGCCAATATCTCATCCTGATTTTGAAGAATTCAGAATGTTAAGCTACTTGAATAATGTAAAAATTAAATTGCCTATTGATGAAAAATTAAGGCTGTTAAACGATGATGAGAGGCAGCAAATTCAATCTTTATTTTTTAGAAAGTCAAAAGCAAATTTTGATTTTGTTGATATTGCAAAAAAACTCACTCCAAAAAATCTAAAATCAGGTTACTATAGAGATAAAAATGTAACAGAATATGATGTTTTATTCAATTATAATTTTGGCAGTAATGTAGCTGGTTGTCCTACCATAGCAAATTTAATCGAAGTTTTTGGTTTAGATTGGAAAACCTATTTATACTCAAATTTTGTAAAAAATACTAAAATAGAAAATAATGTAAGGGTTAAAAAGACGGTTGAGGATATTGTTGATGATGTTTGGCATGTATTATTTCGCTTTGATAAAGAAGAACGTTTAAAGCAATTTGCTATTGATAATTTTAATTGTGACGATAAAATCGCCACAAAATTTTCAAAGATAAAACTCAAGCTAGACTATGGTTCTTTAAGTTTAAAGGCTATTCGAAATATACTTCCTTATTTAAGAATGAATCTTATTTATTCGCATGCTGTTTTCTTGGCTAACATGAAGAATGTTTTGCCAAAAGAAATTTGGGATAATGAGGAAAACAAAGCCATAATAAATAATGAAATAAATTCAATCATTGAAAATTATAAAGCTTATAGTAATAGAATTGATGTTGTAAATGGATTAATTAAGAACGTTAAAAAAGACAATGGTACATGGAGTTCAGATAACCAATTTGTAGCAGAAGCCTATAGGAATAGCTTAAACAAACAGATTAAAGATTTTTTTGGTGCAAAAAAATGGAATGAAACCTCTGAGACTTATCAAAATGAGATTTTATCTGAATGTTTTGAATTATTTGTAAATCAAATGAAACTCAATTCAGGAAGAGGAGAATTTGCTAAAAAGAAAACAATTGATGAAATTTTGAAGGTTTTTTTAAGCGATAATTTTGATGTTAATGATGATGATTTAAAACGCTTATATCACCCTTCAGCAATTGAAGTATATAAAAAAGCTAAGCGTGGTGAAGACGATGGTAAGTTGTACTTGGGAAGTCCTATAATTTCGTCTATTAAAAATCCAATGGCAATGCGTTCATTACATCAATTGAAAAAAGTAGTTAATCAATTGATGAAAGATGATTTAATAGATGAAGATACGATTATACATGTTGAAATGCCAAGAGAATTAAACTCTGCTAACGAAAGAGTTGCTATCAGGCAATGGCAAGAAGATTTGAAAAATAGACGTAGTAAATATGGCGCAGAAATAAAGTCTATTTTTAATGGAGAAATTAAAAATGATTCTTGTAATGATTCAAATACAGGTTATAGTGATTATGAACCAACTGAAACAGATATTTTAAAATACCAACTTTGGATTGAGCAAAACAAAGTATGTCTTTATACAGGGAAAACTATTTGTTTATCTGATTTTATTGGTAATAATCCAAAGTATGATATTGAGCATACTATACCTAGAAGTAGGAGTTTAGATAATTCACAAGTAAATAAAACCTTATGTTGTGCTATTTACAATAGACAGATAAAGAAAGATAAAATTCCATTTGAATGCGAAAACTATGATGAGATTTTACCAAGAATTAAACATTGGTATGCTAGGTATAAAACTTTAGAAGAACAAATTAAAGAATTGTCTAAAAAAGTTAAGGCAGCTTCAATCAAAGAGAAAAGAGATAAATATATTATCGACAGAACTAAATTAAGATTTGAGCACACTTATTATTATAAAAAGTATAAATCATTCACAATGGAAGAAGTTCCTGAAGGATTTAAAAATAGTCAATCGGTTGACATAGGAATTATTAGTAAATATGGAAATTTATTTCTTAAAACAGTATTTAGTAAAGTATATCCAATAAAAGGTAAGACTACAGCCAATTTGAGACAAATGTGGGGATTGGAAGAAAAGACAAGAGATAATCATGCGCATCATGCTAAAGATGCAGTAGTTGTTGCTTGTTGTACAAGAGATATAAACGATGCGTTGGCAAATTATTATCATGATTTAGAACAATTTGAGTTTTTTGGAAAACCAAAACCTTCTTTTGCCCACAGAATTCCATGGGATGGATTTCATAAAGATGTTGCTGACTTTGATAAAAACACATTGATAAGTCATCATACACCGGATGTTTTACCTATTCAAAGTAAGAAAGCTATTAGAAAGAGAGGAATCATTCAAAGAAATGAAAAAGGAGAAATCAAATATAAGCAAGGAGATACTGTTCGTGGTGCATTGCACAAAGAGAGTTTTTATGGAGCCATTTTACGAGAGGAGATTAGTAAAAAAACCGGAAAACCTGAGGAAGTTGTTAAATATGTGAAACGTCAAGCAATTGAATTATTTAAAGACGCTGATTTAAAAAATATTGTTGATGATAAAATCAAGGAAATTGTTATAAATGGGAGAGAGCAAGAGAAGCAATTAAAAAAGGAAATTGACGACCTAAAAAAACAAATGCGAGACCTTAAAGAAGAGGATGAGCAACCGCTTAGAGATTCTATTCAACTTTTGGAGAATAAAATAAAAAATGGATTGTATGTTTTGCCAAATGGTAGTGGTGCTCCAGTTCCAATAAAAAAGATAAGATATTATACTAGTGATGTTACGAATCCATTATTTATCAAGAAACATAGGGATGTTTCAAGGCATGAACATAAACAATTTTATCATGTTAAAAATGATGGGAATTATTGTTTCGCTTTGTACAGTGGAAAGGATGATAAAGGCAAGATTATATCAGAATACAAAGTTGTTAATAATTTTGAAGCTGGCAAATACTATAATTCAAAAGAAAACACTCATAAATATCCTTTAGAGTTTAATTTGCAGGATAAAAATAAAAATATTTTAGATTTAAAATTTCTATTAAAAACGGGAACTTTAGTATTGTTTTATAAAGATTTTGAAGATGAAATCTGGGAGCTAGAAAATTTTGATTTAGTAAAAAGATTATATAAAACAGTTGCTATAGAATCTGATGGAAGAGTACAGTTTAGACTACATTCTACATCAAAACCTGATGGGCTATTGGAAAAATCATCTGAAATTAACTTTGATATTGCTAATGAAAAATTAAGATTGTCAAAGTCTGCATTGAAAATATTAGTTGAAGGGTTTAATTTTAAAATTTCAGTTTCTGGAAAAATTCAAAAAGTGTAG
- a CDS encoding GIY-YIG nuclease family protein, which produces MIEYNEGHYSFYVYIITNKYRSTYYIGMTNNLGERLKQHKENIEKGIKTFASRYNIEFLVYYEKFTWVQEAIAREKELKAWRREKKLDLIRSFNPEFEFLNDRFVNNK; this is translated from the coding sequence ATGATTGAATATAACGAAGGACACTATTCTTTTTATGTTTATATCATTACAAATAAATACCGTTCGACTTATTATATTGGGATGACAAATAATCTTGGTGAACGATTGAAGCAGCATAAAGAGAATATTGAAAAAGGAATTAAAACTTTTGCATCGAGATATAATATTGAGTTTTTGGTGTACTATGAAAAGTTTACTTGGGTACAAGAAGCTATTGCTAGAGAAAAGGAATTGAAGGCTTGGAGAAGGGAAAAGAAATTGGATTTAATTAGGAGTTTTAATCCCGAATTTGAATTTTTGAATGATAGGTTTGTGAATAATAAATAG
- a CDS encoding aminotransferase class I/II-fold pyridoxal phosphate-dependent enzyme: MTHNLEPTTTIDFHPADKIQDLQYFGEFGGVNPSISDSSTYTFLSAKTMFDTFEGNAEGCYLYSRHSSPMNLYLGQALAAMEGTESANVAASGMGAITPVLLQLCAAGDEIVSSRTIYGGTYAFMKNMLPKWNIKTRFVDITKLDLVAAAITPNTKVLYCETVSNPLLEVADIEALAIIAKEHNIKLVVDNTFSPLSVAPAKLGADVVIHSLTKFINGSSDTVGGVVCASQDFINDLKNVNDGASMLLGPTMDSLRASSILKNMRTLHIRMKQHSHNAMYLAQKFEAAGLKVVYPGLPSHPSHELYTGMINPEYGFGGMMTIDVGTLDKANELMELMQHRNLGYLAVSLGFYKTLFSAPGTSTSSEIPLEEQHEMGLTDGLIRFSIGLDNDIERTYQMMKQCMNELNII, from the coding sequence ATGACACACAACTTAGAACCTACAACCACTATTGATTTTCATCCTGCAGATAAAATTCAGGATTTACAATACTTCGGAGAATTCGGAGGTGTAAATCCTTCAATATCTGACAGTTCTACTTATACCTTTCTTTCGGCCAAAACCATGTTTGATACTTTTGAAGGCAATGCCGAAGGCTGTTATTTATACTCGCGTCATTCTTCGCCCATGAATTTGTATTTAGGGCAAGCTTTGGCCGCGATGGAAGGTACGGAAAGTGCCAACGTTGCTGCCTCAGGAATGGGTGCGATTACGCCTGTTTTGCTCCAGTTGTGTGCTGCCGGAGATGAAATCGTCTCCAGCCGCACCATCTATGGCGGAACTTATGCTTTTATGAAAAACATGTTGCCAAAATGGAACATCAAAACTCGTTTTGTTGACATCACCAAATTAGATTTGGTTGCCGCAGCAATCACGCCAAATACTAAAGTGCTGTATTGCGAAACGGTTAGCAATCCTTTATTGGAAGTAGCTGATATTGAAGCTTTGGCGATTATTGCCAAAGAACATAATATTAAATTAGTTGTTGACAATACTTTTTCACCATTGTCTGTTGCGCCGGCAAAATTAGGGGCTGATGTGGTGATTCACAGCTTGACGAAGTTTATCAATGGAAGTAGTGATACTGTTGGTGGTGTAGTTTGTGCTTCACAGGATTTTATCAATGATTTGAAGAATGTGAACGATGGTGCTAGTATGCTTTTAGGACCAACCATGGACAGTTTAAGAGCGTCGAGTATTTTGAAAAATATGCGTACACTTCATATTCGCATGAAACAGCATAGTCATAATGCCATGTATTTAGCCCAAAAATTTGAGGCAGCCGGACTGAAAGTAGTTTATCCCGGATTGCCCAGTCATCCGAGTCACGAATTGTATACCGGCATGATTAATCCGGAATATGGTTTTGGCGGCATGATGACAATCGATGTTGGAACTTTAGACAAAGCCAATGAATTGATGGAATTAATGCAACACCGTAACTTGGGTTACTTAGCCGTAAGTTTAGGCTTTTATAAAACATTGTTTAGTGCACCGGGAACATCAACTTCGAGTGAAATTCCTTTGGAAGAGCAACATGAAATGGGTTTGACCGACGGATTAATTCGTTTTTCCATCGGATTGGATAATGACATTGAGCGCACGTATCAAATGATGAAACAGTGCATGAATGAATTGAATATTATTTAA
- a CDS encoding SRPBCC domain-containing protein, translating to MEKTDNSLTLKKVYKASATTLWKVITEREHLKQWYFEFTEDWQLKVGQQFDWYGTDNDCKEWQHRGVMLEIIPHKKLVHSWEYVGSSGTSVVTWELHPIDENTTELHFSHVFTVPFDVNEPAFKRENFEMGWNHILNISLVEYLGKI from the coding sequence ATGGAAAAAACAGACAACAGCCTTACGCTCAAAAAAGTTTATAAGGCATCGGCAACAACACTTTGGAAAGTAATTACCGAAAGAGAACATTTAAAACAATGGTACTTTGAATTTACCGAAGATTGGCAACTAAAAGTAGGCCAACAATTTGACTGGTACGGAACAGATAATGATTGCAAAGAATGGCAACATCGTGGAGTAATGCTCGAAATTATCCCCCATAAAAAACTGGTTCACAGCTGGGAATATGTAGGTTCGTCCGGAACTTCTGTGGTTACTTGGGAATTACATCCCATAGATGAAAATACTACCGAATTGCATTTCAGCCACGTCTTTACGGTTCCTTTTGATGTTAACGAACCGGCATTCAAAAGAGAAAACTTTGAAATGGGCTGGAACCACATCCTCAATATTTCCTTGGTGGAATACCTTGGGAAAATTTAA
- the cas2 gene encoding CRISPR-associated endonuclease Cas2, with protein sequence MELNGYRIMWLFVFFDLPTETKKDRKFASGFRNNLLKDGFAMMQYSVYVRHCASSESADVHEKRIHKLLPPLGKVSVLRITDKQFGNILNFWGKAEIPKEPQPTQLELF encoded by the coding sequence ATGGAGCTAAACGGATACAGAATTATGTGGCTATTTGTATTTTTTGATTTACCAACCGAGACCAAAAAAGATCGGAAATTCGCAAGTGGCTTTCGAAACAACCTCTTGAAAGATGGCTTTGCCATGATGCAATACTCCGTCTATGTCCGCCATTGCGCCAGTAGCGAAAGCGCCGATGTACACGAAAAAAGAATTCACAAACTATTACCACCACTAGGCAAAGTAAGCGTCCTAAGAATAACCGACAAACAATTCGGCAACATCCTCAACTTCTGGGGCAAAGCAGAAATACCCAAAGAACCACAACCAACCCAATTAGAACTTTTCTAA
- a CDS encoding Lrp/AsnC family transcriptional regulator: MDTIDKKLLALLQQDTKKTTKELSVKLNLSVTAVYERIKKLEREGIIDKYVALLNRNKIHKGFVVFCHIKLIQHSKEFLTTFEHQVIKLDEVLECFHVSGDYDYILKVCVKDMEEYREFMVTKLTTLQHIGSTHSTFMIGEVKNTTAFTL, encoded by the coding sequence ATGGATACCATCGACAAAAAACTCCTCGCCCTACTCCAACAAGACACCAAAAAAACCACCAAAGAGTTATCAGTAAAACTCAATCTTTCCGTGACAGCAGTTTACGAACGCATCAAGAAATTGGAACGCGAAGGTATCATCGATAAATATGTCGCTTTACTCAATCGCAATAAAATCCACAAAGGTTTTGTCGTGTTTTGCCATATCAAACTCATCCAACATTCGAAAGAATTCCTAACTACTTTTGAACATCAAGTTATAAAGCTCGATGAAGTTTTAGAGTGTTTTCACGTGAGTGGCGATTATGATTACATTTTAAAAGTTTGTGTCAAAGACATGGAAGAATACCGAGAGTTTATGGTAACCAAATTGACTACACTGCAACACATCGGCAGTACACACAGCACTTTTATGATCGGCGAGGTCAAAAACACTACGGCTTTTACACTATAA
- a CDS encoding helix-turn-helix transcriptional regulator: MRRDVFQAIADPTRRAILSLLAAQTLTLNAVAENFDISRPAISKHIKILNECGLIEITDKGRERYCEAKLEKLNEVSVWIEQYKQFWETKLDALETYLDQLQKDNNNDNIS; this comes from the coding sequence ATGAGAAGAGATGTTTTTCAGGCCATTGCCGATCCAACTCGCAGAGCCATTCTTAGCCTTTTAGCTGCACAAACTTTAACGCTCAATGCAGTTGCCGAAAATTTTGACATCAGTCGACCGGCAATATCCAAACACATTAAAATTCTAAATGAATGTGGCCTAATCGAAATTACCGACAAAGGTCGGGAACGCTATTGCGAAGCCAAACTTGAAAAACTCAATGAAGTTTCAGTTTGGATAGAACAATACAAACAGTTCTGGGAAACCAAACTCGATGCTTTAGAAACCTATTTAGACCAACTTCAAAAAGACAATAACAATGACAACATCAGCTAA
- a CDS encoding SRPBCC domain-containing protein produces the protein MTTSANTADREITVSRLLNAPIALVWEVWTNPDHIKNWWGPNGFTNTITKMEVISNGLWNLVMHGPDGTDYDNESIFTEVE, from the coding sequence ATGACAACATCAGCTAACACCGCAGACAGAGAAATTACTGTTTCTCGTTTGCTAAACGCTCCAATAGCCTTGGTTTGGGAAGTCTGGACCAATCCTGACCACATAAAAAATTGGTGGGGACCAAATGGTTTTACCAATACCATCACCAAAATGGAAGTTATTTCCAACGGCTTATGGAACTTAGTAATGCACGGACCTGACGGAACCGATTACGACAATGAAAGCATTTTTACCGAAGTCGAATAA
- the cas1 gene encoding type II CRISPR-associated endonuclease Cas1 has product MIKRTLLVENKTTITTKNLQLVLKSEIKESTVPIEDIGFLVIDNAETYLSIPAMNLLIQNNTAVIICSTNHLPNGMFLNLNSHHIQQEIFKNQINASTPLKKQLWQQTIVEKITNQGILLEQITEAKNTFPFLASKVLSGDSTNMEGVAANQYWKSFFEIKFKRERFGDYPNSFLNYGYAILRAATARALSGSGLLNTLGIHHKSKYNAFALADDIMEPFRPIVDEKVYEIMQNFEEQELNTAIKAELLQILTRTVYFKEEKSPLMVALQKTASSLQQCYTGDRKKIKYPKLWS; this is encoded by the coding sequence ATGATCAAAAGAACTTTATTAGTAGAAAACAAGACAACCATTACAACAAAAAATTTACAACTTGTTTTAAAATCAGAAATCAAAGAAAGCACAGTTCCTATTGAAGACATCGGTTTTTTAGTAATAGACAATGCCGAAACCTACCTCAGTATTCCTGCAATGAACTTATTAATCCAAAACAATACCGCTGTCATCATTTGTAGCACCAATCATTTACCTAACGGTATGTTTCTAAACCTTAATAGTCATCACATCCAACAAGAAATATTTAAAAATCAAATAAACGCAAGCACTCCATTAAAAAAGCAATTATGGCAACAAACCATTGTCGAAAAAATAACCAATCAAGGAATACTATTAGAACAAATTACCGAAGCAAAAAACACTTTTCCTTTCCTAGCCTCAAAAGTGCTTAGCGGAGATAGCACTAATATGGAAGGAGTTGCCGCTAATCAATACTGGAAATCTTTCTTCGAAATAAAGTTTAAACGCGAACGTTTCGGCGACTATCCTAATAGTTTTCTAAACTACGGCTATGCCATTCTAAGAGCAGCAACCGCCAGAGCATTATCCGGAAGCGGATTACTCAACACACTTGGCATCCATCACAAAAGCAAGTACAATGCCTTTGCCCTAGCAGACGACATCATGGAACCATTCCGACCAATAGTCGATGAAAAGGTCTATGAAATAATGCAAAACTTCGAAGAACAAGAACTAAATACAGCCATCAAAGCCGAACTTTTACAAATACTAACCCGAACAGTATACTTCAAAGAAGAAAAAAGCCCTTTAATGGTAGCACTTCAAAAAACCGCAAGCTCATTACAACAATGCTATACCGGTGACCGCAAGAAAATAAAATATCCAAAACTATGGAGCTAA
- a CDS encoding T9SS type A sorting domain-containing protein, with product MFCVIWGLSTQAQIINIPDANFKNALLNTLCVDNNSFYGGDVDADVNNDGEIQVSEAFLVTKLILNNSNISSVMGIEYFTNLVSLEVGNNPLVTLNLQIPSLKKLTCHNAQLTELMVDGLPNLEEIYCGDNWITYLDLSATNVFQLNVSNNPNLVWVNIRNGVLNGCVILLMPGVDYTCADYLNCPALRFVCLDDEEASSQSFYSNFPQDEVQFVTDCSLAVKDNVINKLFTLYPNPTNGVLNIDIINGETVNQISIYNALGQKILNRTNTDAIDVSSLAQGTYLITVETNNGNKTQQFVKL from the coding sequence ATGTTTTGTGTTATATGGGGATTAAGTACACAAGCACAGATAATCAATATTCCTGATGCCAATTTTAAAAACGCCTTATTGAATACTTTGTGTGTTGATAACAATTCTTTTTATGGTGGTGATGTTGATGCGGATGTCAACAATGATGGAGAAATTCAGGTTAGCGAAGCTTTTTTGGTCACTAAATTGATCTTAAATAATAGTAACATTTCCTCAGTGATGGGTATTGAATATTTTACCAATTTAGTTTCTTTGGAAGTTGGTAATAATCCTCTGGTAACTTTAAATTTGCAAATACCTTCCTTAAAAAAATTGACTTGCCACAATGCCCAGTTGACTGAACTTATGGTTGATGGATTGCCAAATTTAGAGGAAATTTATTGTGGAGATAATTGGATAACTTATCTCGATTTAAGTGCTACTAATGTTTTTCAATTAAATGTCAGTAACAATCCTAATTTGGTTTGGGTTAATATTCGAAACGGTGTTTTGAATGGATGTGTTATTTTATTGATGCCCGGTGTTGATTACACTTGTGCTGATTACTTGAATTGTCCGGCTTTGCGTTTTGTTTGTTTGGATGATGAGGAAGCAAGCAGTCAATCTTTTTATTCCAATTTTCCTCAAGACGAAGTTCAATTTGTTACCGATTGCAGTCTAGCAGTGAAGGACAATGTGATTAATAAACTATTCACCCTTTATCCCAATCCCACAAACGGAGTATTAAATATTGATATAATTAATGGAGAAACCGTAAACCAAATTAGTATTTATAATGCTTTAGGACAAAAAATATTGAACAGAACTAACACTGACGCTATTGATGTAAGTTCCTTAGCTCAGGGAACCTATTTAATTACAGTAGAAACGAATAATGGAAATAAAACTCAGCAGTTTGTAAAGTTATAA